A stretch of Gossypium hirsutum isolate 1008001.06 chromosome A06, Gossypium_hirsutum_v2.1, whole genome shotgun sequence DNA encodes these proteins:
- the LOC107963355 gene encoding lactosylceramide 4-alpha-galactosyltransferase produces MFQMIKHHPYFRHIKSSVFGFMFLLPTSLFALSLLLLLACNGFSVFYIYLPGYLKSSPEPIKLLPENLSGDKTVAKLVSSVMYALKEENPPGVLKIHLSLAKKPNFSMVPIGKASVFKPKQAGLSRQILRTLGSGTKPKGFFSSKVKTFFWNSKCKSRFFMTWISPIESLSDRELLAIESVFKFHPKACLVIVSNSLDSKKGSVVLKPFSDMGFKLIAVHPDFDYIFKNTYAETWFNRLKKGNINPGEVSLGQNLSNLLRLALLYKYGGVYLDTDVLVLKSIKRLRNVISAQSINPETKNWSRLNNAVLIFDQNHPLLFKFIQEFALTFDGNRWGHNGPYLVSRVVERVTGRPGLNFTVLPPSAFYPVDWTRIRSLFQGPQNETHSNWLKLKLGQIRRQSYAIHLWNRQSKQVKVQEGSIIHHIISDCCIFCNSLKSKF; encoded by the coding sequence ATGTTTCAAATGATCAAACATCACCCATATTTCCGCCATATTAAAAGCTCGGTCTTTGGCTTTATGTTTTTGTTACCCACTTCACTTTTTGCTCTttcccttcttcttcttttagcttgcaatggCTTCtctgttttttatatttatctcCCTGGTTATCTCAAATCTTCACCGGAACCCATCAAATTGTTGCCTGAGAACCTTTCCGGCGACAAAACGGTGGCAAAGTTGGTGTCTTCAGTGATGTATGCCTTGAAAGAAGAGAATCCACCTGGTGTTTTAAAGATCCATTTATCTCTTGCTAAAAAACCAAACTTTTCAATGGTTCCTATTGGCAAGGCTTCAGTTTTTAAGCCAAAGCAGGCTGGTTTAAGCCGTCAGATATTGAGAACACTGGGCTCAGGGACAAAGCCGAAAGGGTTTTTTTCCTCTAAAGTTAAGACCTTTTTCTGGAATTCAAAGTGTAAGTCTCGGTTCTTCATGACTTGGATTTCACCTATCGAGTCTTTAAGTGATAGAGAATTGCTTGCTATTGAGAGTGTGTTTAAATTTCACCCCAAAGCTTGTTTAGTCATCGTCTCAAATTCATTGGATTCCAAAAAGGGAAGTGTTGTTTTGAAGCCCTTTTCAGATATGGGGTTCAAGTTGATTGCTGTTCACCCTGATTTCGATTATATTTTCAAGAACACTTATGCTGAAACATGGTTTAATCGATTAAAGAAAGGAAATATTAATCCTGGTGAAGTTTCTTTGGGTCAAAACCTTTCGAATTTGCTTAGACTTGCTTTGTTGTACAAGTATGGTGGTGTTTATTTAGATACTGATGTTCTAGTTTTAAAGAGTATCAAACGTTTAAGAAATGTAATCAGTGCTCAATCTATCAACCCCGAAACCAAGAACTGGAGCCGATTGAACAATGCCGTGCTGATTTTTGATCAAAACCATCCATTGTTGTTCAAATTCATTCAAGAATTTGCACTCACTTTCGATGGAAACCGATGGGGTCACAATGGACCTTACTTAGTTTCGAGAGTGGTTGAGAGGGTCACTGGCCGCCCGGGGCTTAACTTCACGGTGTTGCCACCGTCGGCGTTTTATCCGGTCGATTGGACCCGGATTCGAAGCCTGTTTCAGGGGCCTCAAAACGAGACTCACTCGAATTGGTTGAAGCTTAAGCTCGGGCAGATTCGAAGGCAAAGCTATGCAATTCATCTTTGGAATAGACAAAGCAAGCAAGTTAAAGTTCAAGAAGGAAGCATCATTCATCATATTATATCAGATTGCTGCATCTTCTGCAACTCcttaaaatcaaagttttaa